In the genome of Eschrichtius robustus isolate mEscRob2 chromosome 2, mEscRob2.pri, whole genome shotgun sequence, the window CTGGCCTCACTGGAGCAATGGGTGTTGCCAAAGGGGCCGTCCAGATGGGTGTGGACACCACCAAGACTGTCCTGACAGGCACCAAAGATGCAGTGTCCACTGGCCTCACTGGAGCAATGGGTGTTGCCAAAGGGGCCGTCCAGATGGGTGTGGACACCACCAAGACTGTCCTGACAGGCACCAAAGATGCAGTGTCCACAGGGCTCACTGGGTCAGTGAACATGGCCAAGGGCACCATCCAGACTGGTATGGACACCACCAAGACCGTCCTAACAGGCACCAAAGATGCAGTGTCCACTGGGCTCACTGGGGCAGTGAACATGGCCAAGGGCACCGTCCAGACTGGCATGGACACCACCAAGACTGTCCTCACAGGCACCAAAGATGCAGTGTCCACTGGGCTTACTGGCGCAGTGAACATGGCCAAGGGCACCGTCCAGACTGGCATGGACACCACCAAGACTGTCCTCACAGGCACCAAAGATGCAGTGTCCACTGGGCTTACTGGGGCAGTGAACATGGCCAAGGGCACCGTCCAGACTGGCATGGACACCACCAAGACTGTCCTCACAGGCACCAAAGATGCAGTGTCCACTGGGCTTACTGGGGCAGTGAACATGGCCAAGGGCACTGTCCAGACTGGCATGGACACCACCAAGACCGTCCTAACAGGCACCAAAGATGCAGTGTCCACTGGGCTCACTGGAGCAATGGGTGTGGCCAAAGGGGCCGTCCAGATGAGCGTGGACACCACCAAGACTGTCCTAACAGGCACCAAAGATACAGTGTCCATTGGGCTCACTGGGGCAGTGAACCTGGCCAAGGGCACCGTCCAGACTGGCATGGACACCACCAAGACTGTCCTAACAGGCACCAAAGATGCAGTGTCCACTGGCCTCACTGGAGCAATGGGTGTGGCCAAGGGAGCCGTGCAGATGGGCATGGACACCACCAAGACTGTCCTGACAGCCACCAAAGACGCAGTATCCACTGGGCTCACTGGATCAGTGAACATGGCCAAGGGCACCGTCCAGACTGGCATGAACACCACCAAGACCGTCCTGACTGGCACCAAAGATGCAGTGTCCACTGGGTTCACTGGAGCAATGGGTGTGGCCAAGGGAGCCATCCAGACCGGCGTGGACACCACCAAGACCGTCCTGACTGGCACCAAAGATGCAGTGTCCACTGGCCTCACTGGAGCAATGGGTGTGGCCAAGGGGGCCGTCCAGACTGGCATGGACACCACCAAGACTGTCCTAACAGGCACCAAAGATACAGTGTCCATTGGGCTCACTGGGGCAGCGAACATGGCCAAGGGCACCGTCCAGACTGGCATGGACACCACCAAGACTGTCCTAACAGGCACCAACGATGCAGTGTCCACTGGCCTCACTGGAGCAATGGGTGTGGCCAAGGGAGCCATCCAGACTGGCGTGGACACCACCAAGACCATCCTGACTGGCACCAAAGATGCAGTGTCCACTGGGTTCACTGGAGCAATGGGTGTGGCCAAGGGGGCCGTCCAGACCGGCGTGGACACCAGCAAATCTGTCCTGACTGGAACCAAAGATGCAGTGTCCACTGCGTACACTGGAGCAATGGATGTGGCCAAGGGAGCCGTCCAGACAGGCGTGGACACCAGCAAATCTGTCCTGACTGGAACCAAAGATGCAGTGTCCACTGCGTACACTGGAGCAATGGGTGTGGCCAAGGGAGCCGTCCAGACCGGCGTGGACACCAGCATATCTGTCCTGACTGGAACCAAAGATGCAGTGTCCACTGCGTACACTGGAGCAATGGGTGTGGCCAAGGGAGCCGTCCAGACCGGCGTGGACACCAGCAAATCTGTCCTGACTGGAACCAAAGATGCAGTGTCCACTGCGTACACTGGAGCAATGGGTGTGGCCAAGGGAGCCGTCCAGACCGGCGTGGACACCAGCAAATCTGTCCTGACTGGAACCAAAGATGCAGTGTCCACTGCGTACACTGGAGCAATGGGTGTGGCCAAGGGAGCCGTCCAGACTGGCGTGGACACCACCAAATCTGTCCTGACTGGAACCAGAGATGCAGTGTCCACTGGGTTCACTGGAGCAATGGGTGTGGCCAAGGGAGCCGTCCAGACCGGCGTGGACACCACCAAGACCGTCCTGACTGGCACCAAAGATGCAGTGTCCACTGGGTTCACTGGAGCAATGGGTGTGGCCAAAGGAGCCGTCCAGACCGGTGTGGACACCACCAAGACCGTCCTGACTGGCACCAAAGATGCAGTGTCCACTGGGTTCACTGGAGCAATGGGTGTGGCCAAGGGAGCCGTCCAGACCGGCGTGGACACCACCAAGACCGTCCTGACTGGCACCAAAGATGCAGTGTCCACTGGGCTCACTGGAGCAATGGGTGTGGCCAAGGGGGCCATCCAGACTGGCATGGACACCACCAAGACCGTCCTGACAGGCACCAAAGATGCAGTGTCCACAGGGCTCACTGGGGCAGTGAATGTGGCTACAGGGGCTGTGCAAACTGGGCTGAATACAACCCAAAATGTTTCAGCTGTCACAAGGAACACCGTCTCCAGTGGCATGGCTGGTGCCATGAATGTGGCCAATGCTGCTGCCCAGTGGGGTCTGGACACCTCGAAGGCTGTCCTCACAGGCACCAAAGACGCCGTGTCCACTGGGCTCACCAGGGTAGGGAACGTGGCCCGAGGAGGTGTGCAGACTGATTTCGGAACCATCCAGAACTGGTTACCTGGTTCCCAGGATGCTGCCTCAGGTGGACTCGCCACTTCCGGAGCCCCAGATGAAGGAGAACAAACCATCCTGAACCCTCATGAGGCTCAGTCCTGCGGGGTCTCCAGGCCCCCGGACACTCTGTGTGCACACCTGGACCTTGCTGGGAAAGCCACCACCAATACCAAGGGCCTCGTGTCAGCTGAGGTGACATTCACCCAAGGGGCCGCCCTGGGCAAGGAGGATGACGTAGGGCCTGGGGCCACCACTTGTGGCCAGGAAGGAGCCCGGGGCTTTGCAACACTCCGGGACgagctggaggagctgggggAGATCTTCCAGCCCATGAGCACTGAGGAACAAGGTGAGAACAGGACAGGCTGGTCCCAGCTCCCAGGGGCCCGGTCGTCTGTACAACGCATGCCCCTGACGCCCGAGGGGCCTCTTGGGTTGAGCGACCCTGTCTTCCCTTTCAGCTCAGCTGGCTGCCTCCCAGCCCCGGCTGAGGGAGTCCACGGCCGACCAAAGCAGCTACTTCGTGCGTCTGGGCGACTTGGACCCCAGCTTCCGCCAGCGGGCTTTCGAGCACGCCCTGAGCCACCTGCAGCAAGGCCAGTTCCAGGCCCTGGACGTGCTGGCCCAGCTCGAGGACGCCTTCTGGCTGGTAAGAGCCCTCCCTTCTGCCGGTGCCTTCCTCAGCCACACGTGGGGGACTCGACagacacttactgagcacctagtaGACAACGGCCGTCGGCCACTCAGTCACGggtctgctctcaaggagcttgtATTCCAGGGAAGAAGATGGACACAAGACCCAATACTTGCCACCAACGGGGTCGCAGAGAGGGAAACAAGACAGTCGTGcagagaggggcagggcaggagtgtGTCTGTTTGAGCCAAGTCGTGTGGAAAGTGGGGACCGCAAGGACAGACAGTGGCCTGAGAACAAGCTAGGTGTGCTCCAAGGAGCAGAAGGGCGGCCGGTGGCAGGGGAGGGTAAAGTGAAGGGGCTGACAGGGTAGGGGGAACCCATGCGGTCTGGGCGGGGTTCAGTGATGCAAGGAAGGGCCCAGAGGAAGGTGACTTGAACGCCACCGCGGGGACAGGCACCGAGCCAGCGGGGTCATGCTCTCTCGCCAGCCCCACTCACCCCTCCACCCCAGGCTTTCTCCCCCTGCAGCACCACTGACACCCACGCTGGCTCCTTGTGGgtgctgctggggctgacctgcCTGCGGTAGGAAGTTTAGTGGCATCCCATCTGTGGCTGATGCAGACGGTGATGGACCCCCAGGCCTGAGCACCTCTAGGTTCTCAAGGTCATGGGTCGTAAATGTCGAACAGCCCCGTCTACACAGGTGGCGAGGAACCCAGCCATGCTGCCTGAGTGGGGATCCCTGGGATGCGCTCAGGCACCTGTGTTTTCCGTCAGTGCCCCAGGGGTCTATGGTGAGCCGCAACTTGAGGACCACTGCTCCAACCCAGAGGGTCTCAACGGGGCAGTCGtgcccccaggggacactggGCCGTGCCTGGGGATGTCTGTGGTGGTCACCTGGCGGGGGGGTGGAGCTCCTGGCATTGAGTGGGTGGGAGCAGGAAGGCTGCTCCACGCCCCGCAGCGCCCAGGACTGGGGGCCGAGGGTTGGCCTGATGCAACAGAGGTTTTATTTAAGGGGATCCCTCTGGCTACTGTGGGGAGGACAGGCCACCGGGGTCAAGGGCCAGAGCCAGGAAATGAGTGAGGTTTCTGCAAAAATCCTGGCAAATGCTGAGGGGGGCCTTGGGAGTAGCATCGGTGGTGGCAAGAGGCAGTTGGGTTCTGGATGTGTTTCCAAAGCAGACCTACCAGCTTAGGTGTGAGAagtgggagagagaaaatacactaCAGGGTCTCGGGGACTTTTAGCAGGGGACACCTAGAAATgccctgggtgggtgggtggagagcaTTAAGGCTTGGTCTTGGACAGGGTAACCTGGAGATGACTAGTAGGCCCCCCGATGGAGTCGCTGGGGTAAGAGCTGGGAGGGTGATGGAAAGTTGGAGTCAACATTTGGTCCACTTGCTGAGCTCTCAGGAGGACAAGGAAGATTAGTCAATGGGGGTGTGGGGCTCCTATGTGCCAGGGACCCAAAAAGCAAGGAGGAAAAGGTCCTGACAGAGCTCCCACCCAAGGGGgggagataaacaacaaagaaactCACGGTAACTCGACAGTGATAGGCCTCTGAGGAGAGTAACAGAGATCTGACAGGGAGGGCCTGGGGGGCCACCGTACTGGGCCAGAGGAAGCATGTTTCAGGCTGAGTgggcagcatgtgcaaaggccctgaggcaacaACACGCTGGACGTGCTCGAGGGACAAAAGGAGGCCAGCGTGGCCTGAGCAGACAGCACGGATGTCAGCAGGAGGTGAGGTTGCAGGTGTCCTGAGCAGGCCACGCAGGCCATGGTGAGGAACTGGATTCGGTCCAAAGGCCACTCACTGGGAGACGTGGGAGGATTCTGAGCTGGGGTGTGACATGGTCCCCCTGCCATTCTGCTCTCTGAGCTCCCTGACAACCTCATGAGGAATTTGGATTATTGCCTCTTTACGTGAACCACCCTGGTGCAGCTGGCCCTAAACCTTTCCACCACGCCACAGGAAAGGTAGACACGAAGCTCCAGGCCAGGCCTGGGAATGCTGCCCCCGGGGGAGTATCGGGAAGGTCCCTGACAAGAAGGCCTCATGTCTCTGCTGGGCTGTCTCTTTCCAGATTGAGAAGGCCCAGCAGGCTCCAGACCAGCAGCCGTGGCCGGACCAGGATCTGAGCAGCCAAGCCGGCGCCCGAGAGGTGCGTACCGGGGGGCCGgtgctcctgcccctcccctccagccccgcTCACCTCCCTCCTTCCGCCCACAGGTGCCAGCCGCCGGGGCTCTGTCCAGGGTCTGCAGCCTTGTCCAGCAGCTCCATGTCGCCTACAGCAGCCTGGCCTCCGGCCTCCAGGGCCTCCCCGCCGAGCTCCGGTGGCAGCTCAGGCAGGCGCGGCACAGCCTCTGCGAGCTCCACAGTGTTGTCTCCTGTGCCGCCTCCGTGGCGGAGCTGCCGGCCGAGCGCCTGGCCCAGAGCCGCCAGGGCGTACGCCAGGCGTGGCAGGGGCTGGAGCAGCTGCTGGAGAGCATGCAGCACAGCCCTCCGCTCAGCTGGCTGGTGGGGCCCTTCACCCTGCACCCCGATGGGCAGCAGCTGTAGGAGCCCCTCCCCCGCCCGAAACCAGCCCCAACCCCCGGAAGCTCCGGGCCCTGCCGGCTGgcgccccacctttctcccagAGCACAGCTGGCCCCTTTGGCCGAGGAGCCCGGGGCGGCTAAGACCCTCGACGGCGGCAGGGGGGCCCGGGCTTCGCCTGAAGATCTCAAGCAAGCGCTTCATTTAGGAACAAGAAGGGGAATCGTGCCTGTCTTGAAGGTTCTCCACTCAGCAACCCCAGTAGGGCCCTTTTATCTTTTACCTCTGGGGGGGTCTTCCACCCCAGCCTGGGCCCTCTAGCTATACCAGCTTGGCAGGCGGCCCCGCTCCTCCATCCTGGGCTCCAGGCAGCTCCGTCCTCGCTCTGAAAGCCTACACCCCTCAGCAAACAGCGCACGCCAGAAGGTACCAGAACGCCACCATCATCCTGAGGCAGGTAGGCCCCCACCGCCTCTGCCGACCCCCGGCCTGGCCCAGGGGCTTCATGAAGGCAAAGCCGCAGCAGCCACTGACAGCTGAGGACCGGACTGtccgggcgggggtggggtgagtACACATCCCTTCCTGCTGCAGCCCACTCACCCGGCAGCGCCCCCTGGTCATGGGTGATCACAAGGATCCCACAGATGATGTTCTCAGGTCCCTGGGCCCAGAGGCTGCCAATGAAGGAATAAAGGGGCTCCCTCACAAGGGATGGGGCCCTAGGGAGCACGTGACAAAATGTGCTcgggggacttcccaggtggtccagtggtaaggactctgtgctttcactgccgagggtgcgggttggatccctggtcggggaactaagatcccacaaaccacaaggcgcggccaaaaaaaccaaaaacagaaaaacgTGCTCGACACACGTTCAGGTCACGTGCTCCAGGCCGGAGACCAGCAGCCCCGGGACAAGGGCCCCTTCCTTCCCGCCGTGCTCTCCCTGGATCCTTGGGGCACCCTGCGAGGTGGGCTGCACGTGGGAAGGTGGGACAACAGAGGGCCACTCCCCCTGCTCCCCGGGGCCCCGGGAGATGCTGAGGGAACTGCTGCCTCAGAATTCCAGCGGCCCGAGGCTTGTCAAGCCCCCACTTCCCACGCCCGCAGCCCCCCTATCTGGCCACCTCCTTGACGGAGGAAGCAAAGAGGCCCCGCTTCTCAGAAATCACCAGGTGCTCCAAGCCCTGGGACGGATGGGCCAGCTCTCCCCAGAGGGTCACCACGGCTGCCAGGGGCCACGAGGGGCCCTGCACCACAGGAGCTGGCCGAGGCAAGACACGGGGACCAGTCCGGGAACTTCCGCGAGCCCTTCCTTCCTCACTCCCCATCACGGACGGCCATCGGAGGGGGTGACACTGGAAACAGTCGTTCACAGAAACCAAGCTCAGCGACAACCAAATCCAACTaatccaaaccaaaccaaacctaaCCAaacggggcaggggcgggggcggtACGCCAGGCCCAGGGAGCAAAACCACACCACACCTCTCTCTCAGCCGGGACCGAGGGGCTCGGCCACCGGCAGGACAGGGGACACACGGTAGAGGCCACCGTTTAACCAGCAACCGCCGTGTGCAGATGCCTGGCTGGGTGCTGCACACACATCCCCCCCACATCTGAATCCAAGCGACAGGTGAGCACAGAGAAGCCCAGAGCGTGGGGTGTCACTCGGCCCACGTCACACAGCGAGGCCTGCCCCCAACACCCACGCCCTGTGAACATCGAGGACAACAGACAGCCCTCAGCATCCCTCCTGGTACTTTTGGAAAGGCCTTGCTCACTGCCTCCGCCAGCCCTGCAGGGCCTGGAGCACCGACAGAACCAAATTCCTATTCGCTGTTCACGGTGACCCTATGGCTTAAAACCCTCTGTCCCTGGACGGCCCCTTGACAACTGCAAACCAGACACGCTAGAAAACCGAGCCAATaagagcaacttttttttttcattaaaaaaaccctTTATAGTCATTTCATGTCCGTTGCAAATCACAgaaattaggcaaaaaaaaaaaaacccagggggACAAATACAAACGAACAACACAGCGTCTCCCCAACAGTTCTCTGCTCCCTGGGTGCCGGGAAGGAGCCAGGCAGGCCTCGGGGCAGCTGCGCCTGGCGGCGGGGCCCGGCCGTAGGCTGCCCGGCTCAGCTGTCCTCGTCGTCCAGGGACTCCGAGTCCACCCGCAGCCTCTCTCGCTCCTGCCGCTCCTTCCCGGGCCCGTCCAGGTCGGGGCCCTCCCGCGCGCTGCTGGTGGAGGACAGCACGGGCGGGCGGGGGTGAGCAGGCCCCTTGCTGTCTGTCTCCTTCCTTCCACCTACAGAGACCAACAGCCCTCGCCCCCAACCTCCCCCTGCCGTGCCTGCGGCCCCGGGTGCTCCCGTGGCGGGTGTCAGGAGGGAGCCACCCTCCTAGAGCTCAGGCCCAGGCCAGTCAGCCCCGAGCCCAGAGCTCCCTCCGAGGGGCCTGGGGGTCAGTCAGCGTGTGGGAGACTGCTGTCCCTCTGgcccttacccactgggagcagctCAGACACCGGGCTGCCTTCTCCGGAAGTCGCCCCTGCGGCCCCGGCGACACTTACTCGTTATGTAACGGGTCTTCAGAGGAGCCGCCCCCCGGCCCCTCCTCTGAGTTCTGTCCTTCATCCGGCTCCTTGTCCTCCACGCTCTCCCCCTTCTGGGACGTGGCCTCGCCGTTCACAGGGGCTGCGAGATCTGCGGGGAGAGAGGCTCGTGGGACGCTGTGGGGCAACCCCCCTGCAGAGAGCGAGCAGCGTGCGAGCACCCGCCTGTGCACCTGAATTCACCTGCACCCCCGAGCCACCGGACACACGGGGGCGGCCGGCTGCGTGGGGCTCTTCCTCCAGCCGGCCCCTGGCCCGTCCACGCAGCCTGAAGATGGGAGGGGCCGGTAAACAAATGGCCGTGGGCAACACCGGGGTGGGCAACACCGGGGAAAGCCTGCCACGGCCGTGTCCAAACAGACGTAAAGAGAAACGCCCCCTCTGTGCTCTCCCCCGGGCAGCCTCGGCTTCAACTAAGCCCTCTCGGTGCTGGCCTTACGGGCTGCTCCAAGCATCTCTCACCAGGACCGCATGACCCCAGCAGGAAGGAACGCTCTCCTGTCCCCGCAGCCACTGTCCCCACCGCAGACGCCCTTTCTCCTCTCAGCCCACCCGTGGCCCTCCCCTCCCAGACCTCTGCGACCGCCCGTCCCAGAAACACTCGCGCACCTGGCcgcacacacacagcctcccctGCTAACTGGCTCTGAGGGTCTGGATGGAGCCTATGAGCAGCACAGGGGCGTGTGGCCCGGACACCAGCTGCCTTGGGGACACAGCCAGCCTGCGCAGCGAGTACCGACAGGTGGCACCACCTGGGCGGTCTGCTCAGCGCCCCGCCCGCCAGCTCCTCACCAGCGCTCGTCTCGTCCTCCGCCCTCTCCGCCGGGGCCTCCTCTCCAGCCAGTATCTCCTCGGCCTTCTCCGGCCCAGTTCTGGTCACCTTCTGGATGGCCTCGATCTTTGGTCCCAGGACCCGAGACTTAAGCCGGGCGTAGACCTCCGCAGCCTTCTCCATCACCTCCTTGTTGGCCTTGTAGCGGCGGATCTGGCCCACCAAGAGGCCTGGCTCAGGGGGCGCAGCCACCTCACCCCCCGCCCAAGACCCTCCCCCATCACCGCACCCCGCAGCGCCTCCCGTGCACACGGCTTCCTCCTCGCTGACCACAGGCGGCCGTGGCCGGAAGCCCAGCGCCCCAAGCACACCCGTAGCCCCACCACCAGCCCCTTCAACCCCTGGGCTCCCACCGCACCTTCTTCAACGTGGCCACCACGTCCGTGTTCTTCTGGAGGATCTGTGAGGTCACCTGCAGGGTCCCTAGTTCCTCTAACGCGTTCAGACACCTCTTCACATCCTGCAGGGCAGCGAGGGCAGCGAGGAGGGTCAGCGCCTAGCTGCGGGGGTTCTAGGGGGCCCAAGAGGGCAGAGAAGGACACCCTGGGCTGAGCAACAGGGAGCCCCGGGGACGGTGGTGAAGCACCCAGAACTCGAGGGGTCTTGGGGCCTCGTGTGGCATCACCTGGTGGGAACGCAGAGCACTGCACTCAGGAGGCCAAGCTGGGCCCTTATCTGGGGGACGCCCACGTGAACAAGGACCTTGCCCTGTGCATGCGGCCTGACTTTGCCTCAGCGTCCCCAGACTTCTCAGGGAGCTCGAGCGATGAGGGGGCAGGGGAACTGAGACATGACCTCTGCACCCTGAGGAAGGTCTCACCGGATTGTCAACCTTCAGGGCGAACTTGATCTCGCTGTGCAGCTTCTGAAGCTTCTCCTCCACGGAAGGTTCTGTGGCCAAGAGAGAAGGCAGCGCCCAGGCCTGAGCGGGGTCCCTGGTGATGGGAGCCGGCTCCTCCAGGGCCGTCCCTCCTCCCGTTCGGCGACCTCAGGCTGCAACCAGGGCTGGGCAGCTGGCCCCTCACCTTTCTTCTTCTCAACCTTCCGGTCTGGTGGGAACCCTTCTGACCGCTTCCGGGTCCGTTCCACCTTCACGGGCCTGTGGAGAGTCGTGCCCTTAGAAGGCCCCTGACCAATGTCCCCACGGAGGGCCGGGGGCCTGTGGGGGGACCCATGGCCGCTGCAGAAGGAAACCGTCAGGAGGCCcgggaggctgggaggaggaggctCAAGGCCCGCCTGACCTGGTCTACGGCAGCACCTGAGAGGACCCAAGACGTAGCCCTTCCTCTAGGAAATAGATAATGTGGAAgcccagaaatttttttttttttttttttaaacaagtggtTCAGGGTGAGTGGCTAGTTACGCAGACCCCAGCGCGTGAGTTACTCTGATATGATGCTGGGAAACGGCAGCAGGCATGTCACCGAGCCTTCGATTCTACATCCTGCTCGGCAGCCTGGCTGCCACGTTCCCAGGGGGCAGGTTCGTTTACTGATGGCTGGGATTCCACACAGAAAGTGGGCAGGGAGATGGGCTCTGTGCTCCCACCTCAGTGGGCCTTGGACTTTAAAAAGCCTGAGAGCCACTGGTCTGGGGACAGTCTCTCCCCCTGAGCACTGGCGACACGGGGGCCACGTCATCCTCTGTGGGGCTCCATCCTGGGCactgtggggagaggggcagcCTCCCTGGCTCCACCCACTGGATCCCAGGAACCGCCCCCCCATGTGACCACCACAGATGTGCCAGGACACTGCCCGGTGTCCCCTGGGAGCAGGGTCACCCCGGGGGGAGAGGCCTGCTCTGGGGAAGGACCACAGACCTGGGCAGTGACTCCTGCATAACCTGATGGGGCCCTCCCTTGAGATGTGGGGACCCCCAGGGGGCTATGGGAGGAGTGGCAGTGCGGGAACGGACCTGGCCCGGGGCTTCTCCTCGGGGcgccctctcttctccttctggctgGGTCTCCGCGCGGGCTCTGTGCTTTGCAGGTGCAACTTCTTCACTGATTTCTTCACCTGTAGCAGCCAGAGAAAGGGAAGGGCTGGAGTGGCAAACGGCGTGGGGCTGCCCCAGACCCCTGAGCTGTTCCCTTAGAAACACAGTGTGACATTCCCTGCTGTCACCTTCGCCTGATGGGAGCTGATGGACTGGGCAGGATGGACTCCGTGTCCAGTCCATCCCCGGGCAGCAGCTTCTCAGGCCCTGAAAGGATCACCCAACAGTGGGGCAGCCCCACTGCATTCCCCTTGCTGAGCAAGACACCTCCCGTGCCAGGGAACTTGGTCCCCCTTTTGTGACAAAACGGAGAGCAGTGGGGAGAGAACAGGGCATTGTTCGGCTCCCCCACCCCTATCGAGTGGGATCCTGGGCTCAGACTAGATGGTGAAGGGCCCGGGGGGCTCGGATTCCTGGACTCAGGCTGGCCTGTGAGAGCCAGGAGGACAGGGAGCTGACGCCCTGTGGTCACGCATGGTGCTAACGGTCACCACCAACATGCACCAGAGGCCGAACTGCTCCCATGCTTACCCCACAAGCCGTTCCCCCGCAGCAGCCAGAGGGCACCTGTGAGCACCCacccctcctctgcccacagccctccaGGGTCCCACCTACCTCCCTTGGGGTAACAGCCCAAGTCCTCCACAAGGCCCTACACGACCTGCcccgtcccctcccctcctccctctcccctcctcgctcactctgctccagacacACGGGCCTCCTCGCTGTTCCTCCAACACACCGGGCAtggtcctgccccagggcctttgcacggccGTGCGCTCAGCCAGGAATGCCTCTCCCTCAGGTATCTTCTCACTTCATTCAGATCCTTACTTAATGTCGGCTGCTCGCCTGAAGCCTCTGAGGTCTGCCCTCTTTGCGATGGAAACCCTCTCGCCCCCGCAGCTCACACCCCGCCCTGGCTTCCATCTCCTTGGCACCACACACCATCCTCAGGTGGTCCGctgcctgtctccctccctcgTGTCAGCTCTTTAAGAGCGGGCTGTGTTTCCCTGACCGCTTGGCGCCCAGCACACAGCGGCTGCTGCACGGACGCCGCCGCACGCACCTCTCTGTCCAGCTCGGCCTCGGGCTCCGAGTCGGAGGAGGACTGGGGGCCCCGGCCGCGGCCCTTCCGGCCGCGCTTCTTGACGGGCTCGTCGTCGTCCTTGAGCTCGTCGCCGCTGCTGCCCGCGCTGCCCGCAGGCGCCGCCTCCCCGCgctcccgcccccgccgccgctcCTTCTCCTCCTTGTCGCGCTCGCGCAGCCGCCGcagctcctcctcctgctccctgcGCCGCCGCGCCTCCAGCTCACGCCGCCGCTCCTCGTCCCGCCGCTTCCACTCGCTGATGCGGTCCACCTCGTCGCTGTCGCTGGGGGTGCGGGCCGGTTAGGGCCCCCATCCCGGCCtgcccgcgcccccgccccgaGGGCCCCGCACCCACCTGTCGCTGCTCGAGGTGGTCGGTGGCCGCTCAGGCTTCGGTTTCCGTCCGCGGGGCTTGGGGGGAGGCTTCTCGGCTACGGAAGGCGTCTCTCGGTGggcgttcccccccccccccccacagccaggccaggccaggcccaggcccagggcagCACCCCCACGCCTGCCTACCTGGCTTCCTGCCCCGAGGAGGCTTCTTTACGGACACGTCCGAgtcggaggaggaggagcaggaggaggaggacgccAACCTCGCCAcggccacaggctcagccttcgcCCCGTCCGATTCTGCTTTGGAGTCCGAGTCGGAGGCTGACGGCGCCTTCTGGGGGAGGCCGGGGGAGGTGAGAGCAGCCAGGGCGAGGGGGCCCCAGGCGTCCCTGcagcgccccgccccgcccaaaCCCACAACCCTTCGTTCTGGCCCAGAACCCCagacatacacacgcacacaccacacTCACACGCTCATGCACACATACTTGTGTACACACAATACACTTGTACACGCTTATACATGCCTGCTTG includes:
- the HDGFL2 gene encoding hepatoma-derived growth factor-related protein 2 isoform X1, which gives rise to MPHAFKPGDLVFAKMKGYPHWPARIDDIADGAVKPPPNKYPIFFFGTHETAFLGPKDLFPYDKCKDKYGKPNKRKGFNEGLWEIQNNPHASYSAPLPVSSSDSEAPEADPAGGSEDDEDRGVMAVTAVTAAAASDRMESDSDSDKSSDNSGLKRKAVALKMSVSKRARKASSDLDQASMSPSEEENSESSSESEKTSDQDFTPEKKAVVRAPRRGPLPGRKKKKAPSASDSDSKAESDGAKAEPVAVARLASSSSCSSSSDSDVSVKKPPRGRKPAEKPPPKPRGRKPKPERPPTTSSSDSDSDEVDRISEWKRRDEERRRELEARRRREQEEELRRLRERDKEEKERRRGRERGEAAPAGSAGSSGDELKDDDEPVKKRGRKGRGRGPQSSSDSEPEAELDREVKKSVKKLHLQSTEPARRPSQKEKRGRPEEKPRARPVKVERTRKRSEGFPPDRKVEKKKEPSVEEKLQKLHSEIKFALKVDNPDVKRCLNALEELGTLQVTSQILQKNTDVVATLKKIRRYKANKEVMEKAAEVYARLKSRVLGPKIEAIQKVTRTGPEKAEEILAGEEAPAERAEDETSADLAAPVNGEATSQKGESVEDKEPDEGQNSEEGPGGGSSEDPLHNDSAREGPDLDGPGKERQERERLRVDSESLDDEDS
- the HDGFL2 gene encoding hepatoma-derived growth factor-related protein 2 isoform X2, with the protein product MPHAFKPGDLVFAKMKGYPHWPARIDDIADGAVKPPPNKYPIFFFGTHETAFLGPKDLFPYDKCKDKYGKPNKRKGFNEGLWEIQNNPHASYSAPLPVSSSDSEAPEADPAGGSEDDEDRGVMAVTAVTAAAASDRMESDSDSDKSSDNSGLKRKAVALKMSVSKRARKASSDLDQASMSPSEEENSESSSESEKTSDQDFTPEKKAVVRAPRRGPLPGRKKKAPSASDSDSKAESDGAKAEPVAVARLASSSSCSSSSDSDVSVKKPPRGRKPAEKPPPKPRGRKPKPERPPTTSSSDSDSDEVDRISEWKRRDEERRRELEARRRREQEEELRRLRERDKEEKERRRGRERGEAAPAGSAGSSGDELKDDDEPVKKRGRKGRGRGPQSSSDSEPEAELDREVKKSVKKLHLQSTEPARRPSQKEKRGRPEEKPRARPVKVERTRKRSEGFPPDRKVEKKKEPSVEEKLQKLHSEIKFALKVDNPDVKRCLNALEELGTLQVTSQILQKNTDVVATLKKIRRYKANKEVMEKAAEVYARLKSRVLGPKIEAIQKVTRTGPEKAEEILAGEEAPAERAEDETSADLAAPVNGEATSQKGESVEDKEPDEGQNSEEGPGGGSSEDPLHNDSAREGPDLDGPGKERQERERLRVDSESLDDEDS
- the HDGFL2 gene encoding hepatoma-derived growth factor-related protein 2 isoform X3; this translates as MPHAFKPGDLVFAKMKGYPHWPARIDDIADGAVKPPPNKYPIFFFGTHETAFLGPKDLFPYDKCKDKYGKPNKRKGFNEGLWEIQNNPHASYSAPLPVSSSDSEAPEADPAGGSEDDEDRGVMAVTAVTAAAASDRMESDSDSDKSSDNSGLKRKAVALKMSVSKRARKASSDLDQASMSPSEEENSESSSESEKTSDQDFTPEKKAVVRAPRRGPLPGRKKKKAPSASDSDSKAESDGAKAEPVAVARLASSSSCSSSSDSDVSVKKPPRGRKPAEKPPPKPRGRKPKPERPPTTSSSDSDSDEVDRISEWKRRDEERRRELEARRRREQEEELRRLRERDKEEKERRRGRERGEAAPAGSAGSSGDELKDDDEPVKKRGRKGRGRGPQSSSDSEPEAELDREVKKSVKKLHLQSTEPARRPSQKEKRGRPEEKPRARPVKVERTRKRSEGFPPDRKVEKKKEPSVEEKLQKLHSEIKFALKVDNPDVKRCLNALEELGTLQVTSQILQKNTDVVATLKKIRRYKANKEVMEKAAEVYARLKSRVLGPKIEAIQKVTRTGPEKAEEILAGEEAPAERAEDETSADLAAPVNGEATSQKGESVEDKEPDEGQNSEEGPGGGSSEDPLHNDAREGPDLDGPGKERQERERLRVDSESLDDEDS